One genomic region from Cucumis melo cultivar AY chromosome 9, USDA_Cmelo_AY_1.0, whole genome shotgun sequence encodes:
- the LOC127151022 gene encoding uncharacterized protein LOC127151022 yields the protein MTSQGNTSKALSDIGKRPNTRSRSREIQSSEDMPPFEVAKNIWEQISKPPKGGIVIKENPAVDEHNSLSECSNEEVPQPNIMSVMVTNVDTSENRMAELEKKVNMLMKVVEERDYEIAFLKNHIESCDAAESSHKHTVKNTDKGKAVMQESQPQNSTSIASLSVQQLQEMIASSIKTQYGGPAQTFSLYSKPYTKRIDNLRMPNGYQPPKFQQFDGKGNPKQHVAHFIETCETAGTRGDLLVKQFVRTLKGNAFDWYIDLEPESIDNWEQLERDFLNRFYSTRRIVSMMELTNTRQQKGELVIDYINRWRALSLDCKDRLTELSAVEMCTQDMHWGLLYILQGIKPRTFEELATRAHDMELSIANRGAKDFLIPKSRSDKNELDDTKKIANSVIKESMVIHATPLKSFSKRKETKIERKHDGDEKRQSTLKERQEKVYPFPDSDVADMLEQLLENQLIQLPECKRPEQAGKVDDPNYCKYHRVISHPVEKCFVLKELILKLAREKKIELDIDEVTQMNHVASR from the coding sequence atgacatctcaaggcaacacttccaaagctctcagTGACATCGGCAAACGGCCAAACACCCGTAGCCGCTCAAGGGAGATTCAGTCATCTGAAGATATGCCTCCTTTTGAAgttgcaaagaatatttgggagcaaatctctaagccaccaaaaggtggaattgtaatcaaagagaATCCGGCGGTTGATGAACACAACTCGTTGTCTGAGTGCTCAAACGAGGAGGTTCCAcagccaaatataatgtcagttatggtaactaacgtggatacaagtgaaaatagaatggcagagcttgaaaagaaggtgaacatgctcatgaaggtggtggaagaaagggattatgagattgcatttctaaagaatcacattgaaagttgtgatgctgctgaatcaagtcataaacatactgtcaagaatactgacaaagggaaggcagttatgcaagaaagtcaaccacaaaattcgacCTCAATTGCATCGTTGTCTGTTCAACAATTACAGGAGATGATTGCAAGCTCCATCAAAACGCAATATGGTGGACCTGCTCAAACTTTCTCCTTGTACTCCAAACCATATACGAAGAGGATCGACAATCTCAGAATGCCGAATGGATACCAACCTCCCAAGTTCCAACAGTTTGATGGAAAAGGCaacccaaaacaacatgttgctcaCTTCATCGAAACATGTGAAACTGCTGGTACGCGAGGAGATTTATTGGTCAAACAGTTCGTTCGAACTCTCAAAGGAAATGCCTTCGACTGGTACATCGATCTGGAGCCCGAATCCATCGATAATTGGGAGCAACTTGAGAGGGACTTTCTCAACCGTTTCTATAGCACCCGACGTatcgtcagcatgatggagttgacaaacacaagacaacaaaagggagaactagtcatcgactacatcaaccgatggagagctctgagtcttgactgtaaggatcgactcaccgaactgtctgcagtggagatgtgcacccaagacatgcattggggacttctttatattttacagggaataaaacctcgcacgtttgaagagttggcgactcgtgcccatgatatggaattgagtatcgccaatagaggagcaaaagatttcttgattccaaaatcgaggagtgacaagaatgaacttgatgacactaaaaagattgcaaatagtgtcataaaagagTCAATGGTTATTCATGCAACTcctttgaaatctttctctaaaagaaaagaaacaaaaattgaaagaaagcatgatggcgatgaaaagcgacagtcaactcttaaagaaagacaggaaaaagtttatccatttcctgactctgatgttgcagacatgttagagcagttgctagagaaccaacttattcaactgccagaatgcaaacgaccagaacaagcaggaaaagtagatgatcctaactactgcaagtatcatcgggtcattagtcaccctgttgaaaagtgttttgtgttgaaagagctaattctaaagttggctcgtgaaaagaagatcgagctagatattgatgaagtaactCAGATGAATCATGTTGCATCGAGATGA